One stretch of Deinococcus radiopugnans ATCC 19172 DNA includes these proteins:
- the glp gene encoding gephyrin-like molybdotransferase Glp yields the protein MPHPPFPMHVSVTEAREMLSALLPALGTETVPVAQALGRTLAADLEARVSHPSATESALDGIAARETDTLSASAETPVRLRIAGESRAGVPFDGTVGAGECVRIYTGAPLPAGVDAICPVEELQDDGPEHVLLRRPAFPGDVRPEGGDFRAGEVVMRAGLRLSAPRVALAAALGHARVPVRRRMRVALLSTGDEVIEPGLPLKPGQVYDSNRVGLSAMLQESGCEVIELGHAPDSPASLQAALGAAGGANVLLTSGGVSMGRYDFMRDLLVEHGSVSFWKVRMRPGGPAILGGWNGLPVFGLPGNPVSSLVVFHVIVRPALTGQPVQSLKLRAATPFRGLKDKTAFWRGVIREGEVGDYGAQGSGILRSLSDADALVIVPEGGAVEVGEVVDVVLL from the coding sequence ATGCCCCACCCCCCGTTTCCCATGCACGTCAGCGTGACCGAGGCCCGCGAGATGCTGTCCGCGCTGCTGCCCGCCCTGGGCACCGAGACCGTGCCCGTCGCCCAGGCCCTGGGCCGCACCCTGGCCGCCGATCTGGAAGCCCGGGTCAGCCACCCCAGCGCCACCGAGAGCGCCCTGGACGGCATTGCCGCCCGCGAGACCGACACGCTGAGCGCCAGCGCCGAGACGCCCGTTCGGCTGAGGATCGCCGGGGAGAGCCGCGCCGGGGTGCCATTTGACGGAACGGTAGGCGCGGGCGAGTGCGTGCGGATCTACACCGGGGCGCCGCTGCCCGCCGGGGTGGATGCCATCTGCCCCGTCGAGGAATTGCAGGACGACGGCCCCGAACACGTTCTGCTGCGGCGCCCCGCCTTCCCCGGCGACGTGCGCCCCGAGGGCGGCGACTTCCGCGCGGGCGAGGTGGTGATGCGGGCCGGACTGCGCCTGAGCGCCCCACGGGTGGCCCTGGCCGCCGCGTTGGGCCACGCGCGGGTGCCGGTGCGCCGCAGGATGCGCGTAGCGCTGCTCTCCACCGGGGACGAGGTCATCGAGCCTGGACTGCCCCTGAAACCCGGTCAGGTGTACGACAGCAACCGCGTCGGGCTGTCGGCCATGCTGCAGGAGAGCGGCTGCGAGGTCATCGAACTGGGCCACGCCCCGGACAGCCCCGCGTCGCTGCAGGCGGCCCTCGGGGCAGCGGGCGGCGCGAACGTGCTGCTCACCAGCGGCGGCGTCAGCATGGGCCGGTACGACTTCATGCGTGACCTGCTCGTCGAACACGGCAGCGTCTCGTTCTGGAAGGTCAGGATGCGGCCCGGTGGCCCGGCCATCCTGGGCGGCTGGAACGGGTTGCCGGTGTTCGGCCTGCCGGGGAATCCGGTCAGCAGTCTGGTGGTCTTTCACGTGATCGTGCGCCCGGCCCTGACCGGGCAGCCGGTACAGAGCTTAAAGCTGCGTGCGGCCACGCCCTTCCGTGGCCTGAAGGACAAGACCGCCTTCTGGCGCGGCGTGATCCGGGAGGGCGAGGTGGGCGACTACGGCGCCCAGGGCAGCGGCATCCTGCGCTCGCTGAGCGACGCGGACGCGCTGGTGATCGTGCCGGAGGGCGGCGCGGTGGAAGTCGGAGAGGTGGTGGACGTGGTGCTACTGTAA
- a CDS encoding cob(I)yrinic acid a,c-diamide adenosyltransferase: MKLYTKTGDGGTTGLYGADRVSKTHPRVEAYGTVDELNSAIGLARAHNTRSHKPDAALDQDLEYLQNALFDLGADLATRPGTTYEKKISRIDAQDSAFLEAMIDRYQEAAPPFTGFVHPGGTPAAATLHIARTVARRAEREVIRLLEVEEANREVQIYLNRLSDLLFVMARAANQAAGIEEHAWLVKGRR, encoded by the coding sequence ATGAAGCTCTACACCAAGACAGGCGACGGCGGCACCACCGGACTGTACGGCGCGGATCGCGTGAGCAAGACGCACCCGCGCGTGGAAGCCTACGGCACGGTGGACGAATTGAACAGCGCCATCGGTCTGGCCCGCGCCCACAACACCCGCAGCCACAAGCCCGACGCCGCGCTGGACCAGGATCTGGAATACCTGCAAAACGCCCTGTTCGATCTGGGCGCGGACCTTGCCACCCGGCCCGGCACCACCTACGAGAAGAAGATCAGCCGCATCGACGCCCAGGACTCCGCGTTTCTGGAAGCCATGATCGACCGCTATCAGGAGGCCGCGCCGCCCTTCACCGGCTTCGTCCACCCCGGTGGCACGCCCGCCGCCGCCACCCTGCACATCGCCCGCACGGTGGCCCGCCGCGCCGAACGAGAGGTGATCCGCCTGCTGGAAGTGGAGGAGGCCAACCGCGAGGTGCAGATCTACCTGAACCGTTTATCGGACCTGCTGTTCGTGATGGCGCGCGCGGCCAATCAGGCGGCGGGCATCGAGGAACACGCCTGGCTGGTCAAGGGACGGCGCTAG
- a CDS encoding VOC family protein, which yields MTSSSLSQTSPVQGLHHVTVMASDPQRNIDFYTRVLGQRMVKVTVNFDDPGTYHLYYGDRTGQPGTIMTHFPWPGAARGVRGNGEIVATAYSAPAASYDYWLGRLTGLGLKVRGGQRFGHPMLTVDDPDGTWVELVFEDGAPVEEWPASPIPSEHALRGFHSVTGWVRDTGAVRELLVGQLGFTEMGSEDDAEGQRTRFRGSGDDDGGAGVGLFVDVVERPGQPRGSFGAGSVHHVALRTRDDEQQAAYMESLMAAGFRPTPVQDRQYFHSIYFRESNGILFEIATDAPGFPDDEPVDELGQHLKLPAWYEARRPTIEAHLPRITSPEYGVTLGTRELGTTPPVHEEDAPSSIQVLTAGRPLGEARVAAILLHGRGATAQDILSLEGDLNLSAFTYLAPQADGNSWYPQSFLAPVEQNQPYLDAALATVDALLGELEAQGIPPQNVVLGGFSQGACLALEYASRSRARLGGVVALSGALITLDETGDLDGLPVFMGVAPDDAHIPLDRFQASEELLRSRGAKVDARVFPGLGHSVNTEELDAMRALMQAVVGQA from the coding sequence ATGACTTCCTCCTCTTTAAGCCAGACTTCCCCGGTTCAGGGTCTGCACCACGTCACGGTGATGGCGAGCGACCCGCAGCGCAACATCGACTTCTACACCAGGGTGCTGGGGCAGCGCATGGTTAAGGTGACTGTCAACTTCGACGATCCCGGCACCTATCACCTGTACTACGGGGACCGCACCGGGCAGCCGGGGACGATCATGACCCACTTTCCCTGGCCCGGCGCGGCGCGCGGCGTGCGCGGCAACGGCGAGATCGTGGCGACGGCCTACAGCGCCCCGGCGGCCTCGTATGACTACTGGCTGGGCCGCCTGACCGGACTGGGGCTGAAGGTGCGCGGGGGCCAGCGCTTCGGTCACCCCATGCTGACGGTGGACGACCCGGACGGCACCTGGGTGGAACTGGTCTTCGAGGACGGCGCACCCGTGGAAGAGTGGCCCGCCTCGCCCATCCCCAGCGAACACGCCCTGCGCGGCTTTCACTCGGTCACCGGCTGGGTGCGGGACACCGGGGCCGTGCGCGAGTTGCTGGTGGGCCAACTGGGCTTCACCGAAATGGGCAGCGAGGACGATGCCGAGGGCCAGCGCACCCGCTTCCGGGGAAGCGGCGATGACGATGGAGGCGCAGGTGTGGGCCTGTTCGTGGACGTGGTGGAACGGCCCGGCCAACCGCGCGGCTCGTTCGGGGCGGGCAGCGTGCATCACGTCGCCCTGCGGACCCGCGACGACGAGCAGCAGGCCGCGTACATGGAAAGCCTGATGGCAGCGGGCTTCCGGCCCACCCCGGTGCAGGACCGCCAGTACTTCCACAGCATCTATTTCCGGGAGAGCAACGGCATCCTGTTCGAGATCGCCACCGACGCCCCCGGCTTTCCCGATGACGAGCCGGTGGACGAGCTGGGCCAGCACCTCAAGCTGCCCGCGTGGTACGAGGCCCGCCGTCCCACCATCGAGGCGCACCTGCCGCGCATCACCAGCCCCGAGTACGGCGTGACGCTGGGCACGCGGGAGCTGGGGACAACACCACCGGTTCACGAGGAAGACGCGCCCTCCAGCATTCAGGTCTTGACCGCCGGACGCCCGCTGGGCGAGGCGCGCGTGGCGGCCATCCTGCTGCACGGACGCGGCGCCACGGCGCAGGACATCCTGTCGCTGGAGGGGGACCTGAACCTGAGCGCCTTCACCTACCTGGCCCCGCAGGCGGACGGCAACAGTTGGTATCCACAGTCGTTCCTGGCCCCGGTGGAACAGAATCAGCCTTACCTGGACGCCGCGCTGGCGACGGTGGACGCCCTGCTGGGCGAGCTGGAGGCGCAGGGCATCCCGCCGCAGAACGTGGTGCTGGGGGGCTTCAGCCAGGGCGCGTGCCTGGCGCTGGAATACGCCAGCCGCAGCCGGGCGCGGTTGGGCGGCGTTGTGGCCCTGAGCGGCGCGCTGATCACGCTGGACGAGACCGGCGATCTGGACGGTCTACCGGTCTTCATGGGCGTGGCCCCGGACGACGCGCATATTCCGCTGGACCGCTTCCAGGCCAGCGAGGAGCTGCTGCGCTCGCGCGGCGCGAAGGTGGACGCCCGCGTCTTTCCGGGGCTAGGCCACTCAGTCAACACCGAGGAACTGGACGCCATGCGGGCGCTGATGCAGGCGGTGGTGGGGCAGGCGTAA
- a CDS encoding sulfite exporter TauE/SafE family protein — translation MISAVTLAVIGVGLLAGVLGAILGLGGGVVVVPALEFVLPRLGQEITIGQAIAISQIGVLAVGLSGAAAYLQRGLVRARTGYLLSPYTIVGGAVGSFLGLVLPAQAVASVFAALLLYSAYNLLRGLKRVEVEREPSRMVTPAMTFAGIMSGLLGIGGGTVQVPVLNLMAGLPIRQAIATSTFIMGLTAVGNALVYQAGGLLDLRLAAGVALGVLIGARAGAGLQSRIPADRLKLVFSLLLIFTAVQLLWKYWGNA, via the coding sequence ATGATTTCCGCCGTGACGTTGGCTGTGATCGGTGTGGGCCTGCTGGCCGGGGTACTGGGCGCAATTCTGGGGCTGGGCGGCGGCGTGGTGGTGGTGCCCGCGCTGGAATTCGTGCTGCCGCGCCTGGGACAGGAGATCACCATTGGGCAGGCCATCGCCATCAGTCAGATCGGGGTGCTGGCGGTGGGCCTCAGCGGAGCCGCCGCGTACCTGCAACGCGGGCTGGTGCGCGCCCGCACCGGCTACCTGCTCTCGCCCTACACCATCGTGGGCGGCGCGGTGGGCAGTTTCCTGGGGCTGGTGCTGCCCGCACAGGCGGTGGCCAGCGTGTTCGCCGCGCTGCTGCTGTACTCGGCCTACAACCTGCTGCGCGGCCTGAAACGGGTGGAGGTTGAGCGCGAGCCCAGCCGCATGGTCACCCCAGCCATGACCTTTGCGGGCATCATGAGTGGCCTGCTGGGCATCGGCGGCGGCACGGTGCAGGTGCCGGTGCTGAACCTGATGGCGGGCCTGCCGATCCGACAGGCGATTGCCACCAGCACCTTCATCATGGGCCTGACCGCCGTGGGCAACGCGCTGGTCTATCAGGCGGGGGGGCTGCTGGACCTGCGGCTGGCCGCCGGGGTGGCGCTGGGCGTGCTGATCGGCGCGCGGGCCGGGGCGGGGCTGCAAAGCCGCATTCCTGCGGACCGGCTGAAACTGGTGTTCAGCCTGCTGCTGATCTTTACCGCGGTGCAACTGCTGTGGAAGTACTGGGGGAACGCATGA
- a CDS encoding nicotinate phosphoribosyltransferase, whose product MLRRTGRGSLYTFPVIPSALLTDLYQLTMMQGYFASGLHTQTAVFDMFFRKLPYQGGYAVWAGLEELLETLETLRFTEDELAYLDTLGLFRPDFLAALRDWRFSGQINAFAEGRVVFAHEPLLTLTAPLWEAQLIETMLLNTLNFQTLVATKAARCVLAAAASPHGGEVIEFGTRRAQGPDGALSAARAAFVGGATGSSNVQAGQRFGLPLTGTHAHAWVESFPDELSAFRAYARVYPDSTTLLLDTVDTLNSGLPNALTVARELRRSGHELRGVRLDSGDLAYLSRTVRAALDGAGFPDVKIVASNDLSEGVIAAIIAEGGRVDVYGVGTQLVTAGGTGGGALGGVYKLAQLDGRPRMKLTGDPVKSSLPGVKRVWRAQAEDKTFGWDVLTLGEAPQAGQLVTDPTNPLRSARLPATLTWEDARQTVMAGGGRTQPAGTLPEIQARAHCELARLPAETRRLLNPHVYRVSLGVDVSGLRDSVSAGLRAELK is encoded by the coding sequence ATGTTGCGGCGGACGGGGCGGGGCAGCCTCTACACTTTTCCCGTGATCCCCTCCGCGCTGCTGACCGACCTGTACCAGCTCACCATGATGCAGGGCTACTTCGCCAGTGGGCTGCACACGCAGACGGCGGTGTTCGACATGTTCTTCCGGAAATTGCCGTACCAGGGGGGCTACGCGGTCTGGGCCGGGCTGGAGGAACTGCTGGAGACCCTCGAAACCCTGCGCTTCACAGAGGACGAATTGGCGTATCTGGACACGCTGGGTCTGTTCCGTCCCGACTTCCTGGCTGCCCTGCGTGACTGGCGCTTCTCCGGCCAGATCAATGCCTTCGCCGAGGGCCGCGTGGTGTTCGCGCACGAGCCGTTGCTGACCCTCACCGCCCCGCTGTGGGAGGCTCAGCTCATCGAGACCATGCTGCTGAACACCCTCAACTTTCAGACCCTGGTGGCGACAAAAGCGGCCCGCTGCGTGCTGGCCGCCGCCGCCAGTCCCCATGGCGGCGAGGTGATCGAATTCGGCACCCGCCGTGCCCAGGGGCCGGACGGGGCGCTCAGCGCGGCGCGGGCCGCCTTCGTGGGCGGGGCCACGGGCAGCAGCAACGTGCAGGCCGGGCAGCGCTTCGGCCTGCCCCTGACCGGCACGCACGCCCACGCCTGGGTGGAAAGTTTTCCCGACGAGCTCAGCGCCTTCCGGGCCTACGCGCGGGTCTACCCCGACAGCACCACGCTGCTGCTGGACACCGTGGACACCCTGAACAGCGGGCTGCCGAATGCCCTGACAGTGGCCCGCGAGTTGCGCCGGAGTGGTCATGAGCTGCGCGGCGTGCGGCTGGACAGCGGCGACCTGGCCTACCTGTCGCGCACGGTGCGCGCGGCGCTGGACGGAGCTGGATTTCCGGACGTGAAGATCGTCGCCAGCAACGACCTGTCCGAAGGGGTGATCGCGGCCATCATCGCCGAGGGCGGACGGGTGGACGTGTACGGCGTCGGCACCCAGCTGGTCACGGCAGGCGGGACGGGAGGCGGGGCGCTGGGCGGCGTGTACAAGCTGGCGCAGCTGGACGGACGGCCCCGCATGAAGCTGACCGGCGATCCGGTCAAGTCCAGCCTGCCGGGCGTCAAGCGGGTGTGGCGGGCGCAGGCCGAGGATAAAACCTTCGGCTGGGACGTTCTCACGCTGGGCGAGGCGCCGCAGGCCGGGCAGCTCGTGACCGATCCCACCAACCCGCTGCGTTCGGCCCGGCTGCCTGCCACGCTGACGTGGGAAGACGCCCGCCAGACCGTGATGGCCGGCGGTGGGCGTACCCAGCCCGCCGGGACGCTGCCCGAAATCCAGGCCCGCGCTCACTGTGAACTGGCCCGCCTGCCCGCCGAGACGCGCCGCCTGCTCAACCCGCACGTCTACCGCGTCAGCCTGGGCGTGGACGTGTCGGGGCTGCGCGACTCGGTCAGCGCAGGCTTGCGGGCTGAATTGAAGTGA
- the nadE gene encoding ammonia-dependent NAD(+) synthetase, protein MTQTAPAGLRERIRRELQVLPQIDPATEVERRVAFLTDYLRSTPARGLVLGISGGQDSTLAGRLCQLAAERLRKAGHEATFTAVRLPYGTQSDEADAQLALDFIRPDRCLTVNIQAAADASAEAAHAATGERLRDFVRGNIKARERMVAQYALAGQDGLLVVGTDHAAEAITGFYTKYGDGGADVTPLSGLSKRQGAQLLQHLGAPERTWRKVPTADLEDDRPGVPDEVALGLTYAQIDDYLEGQEVAEEVAQRLERMYLNTRHKRTVPVTPFDDWWRENG, encoded by the coding sequence ATGACCCAGACGGCCCCCGCTGGCCTGCGTGAGCGCATCCGCCGAGAGTTGCAGGTGCTGCCCCAGATCGATCCGGCCACAGAAGTCGAGCGGCGCGTGGCCTTTCTGACCGACTACCTGCGCAGCACTCCGGCGCGCGGCCTCGTGCTGGGCATCAGCGGCGGGCAGGACAGCACGCTGGCCGGACGGCTGTGCCAGCTGGCCGCCGAGCGGCTGCGGAAGGCGGGGCATGAGGCCACCTTCACCGCCGTCCGGCTGCCCTACGGCACTCAGAGCGACGAGGCCGACGCGCAGCTTGCGCTGGACTTCATCCGCCCGGACCGCTGCCTGACCGTGAATATTCAGGCGGCGGCGGACGCCAGCGCGGAAGCGGCCCACGCGGCCACCGGGGAACGCCTGCGCGACTTCGTGCGCGGCAACATCAAGGCCCGCGAGCGCATGGTGGCGCAGTACGCGCTGGCCGGGCAGGACGGGCTGCTGGTGGTCGGCACCGATCACGCCGCCGAGGCGATCACCGGCTTCTACACCAAGTACGGCGACGGCGGCGCGGACGTGACCCCTCTGAGCGGTCTGAGCAAACGCCAGGGCGCGCAATTGTTGCAGCATCTGGGCGCCCCCGAGCGCACCTGGCGCAAGGTGCCCACCGCCGACCTGGAAGATGACCGCCCCGGCGTGCCCGACGAGGTGGCCCTGGGCCTGACCTACGCCCAGATCGACGACTATCTGGAAGGCCAGGAGGTGGCCGAGGAGGTGGCCCAGCGTCTGGAACGGATGTACCTCAACACCCGCCACAAACGGACGGTGCCGGTGACGCCGTTTGACGATTGGTGGCGCGAGAACGGGTAG
- a CDS encoding ADP-ribose pyrophosphatase, translating to MNPPAGAVYVGRFQPPHAAHVGSVLHALEAAPRVLVLPGSANLARSVHNPWSAPERASMFRAVLREAGADVRRVTFRPLPDHFDAERWAAEVRAQAASVFGPAAALALVGFEKDASSAYLRWFPGWSRLNVPQTPELNATDLRRALFEGQPLPPAVPAAVRAFLEAFAHTPAFTRLQAEWRAVAAARAALPPGVHLAEERWLWRAEERVMLHTRPGPIGQGLWELPGHVLPPGQPPRAGATAVFDHPARALVAPTAAHIYLAEPPPAFACHAVPLTTALARPRRFSEDHHVILTRLLGLG from the coding sequence GTGAACCCGCCTGCCGGCGCGGTGTACGTGGGGCGGTTCCAGCCCCCGCACGCCGCCCATGTCGGCAGCGTGCTGCACGCGCTGGAGGCGGCCCCGCGCGTGCTGGTGCTGCCCGGCAGCGCCAATCTGGCCCGCAGCGTCCACAACCCCTGGAGCGCCCCCGAGCGAGCGAGCATGTTCCGCGCCGTCCTGCGCGAGGCCGGGGCCGATGTGCGGCGCGTGACCTTCCGCCCGCTGCCCGATCATTTCGACGCGGAACGCTGGGCCGCCGAAGTTCGTGCCCAGGCCGCCAGCGTGTTCGGCCCGGCGGCGGCGCTGGCCCTCGTCGGTTTCGAGAAGGACGCCAGCAGCGCCTACCTGCGCTGGTTCCCCGGCTGGTCTCGCCTGAACGTGCCACAGACGCCGGAGCTGAATGCCACCGATCTGCGCCGCGCGCTGTTCGAGGGTCAGCCGCTGCCCCCCGCCGTGCCCGCCGCCGTCCGGGCTTTTCTGGAAGCCTTTGCCCACACCCCCGCCTTCACCCGCCTCCAGGCCGAGTGGCGGGCGGTGGCGGCGGCCCGCGCGGCCCTGCCACCCGGCGTCCATCTGGCCGAGGAACGCTGGCTGTGGCGGGCAGAGGAGAGGGTGATGCTGCACACCCGCCCTGGCCCCATCGGGCAGGGCTTGTGGGAGCTGCCGGGCCACGTGCTGCCGCCAGGCCAGCCGCCCCGCGCCGGGGCAACGGCGGTGTTCGATCATCCGGCCCGCGCGCTGGTGGCCCCGACGGCCGCGCATATTTACCTTGCTGAGCCGCCTCCTGCCTTCGCCTGCCACGCGGTTCCTCTGACCACCGCTCTGGCCCGCCCGCGCCGTTTTTCTGAGGATCATCACGTCATCCTGACGCGGCTGCTGGGACTGGGCTGA
- a CDS encoding PLP-dependent aminotransferase family protein: MVAPREAPLRPKKSSPLLDSLPVALALHRDGVQPLHAQLAEGLRVAALSGALPAGLRLPGSRTLAAELGVTRGVVADAYAELVADGTLEAAVGRGTRVSAGAAQAAQPRTGEGGAPGWFVAPQAAPVDGPPRPGGVHFRVGVATTATLDTRAWRQAWAAAARADVAGDYGDPAGEPELRAALAALVARSRGLGAAAGRVLVTAGSLQALNLILKLLPPQSRVLFEATGYRAARQAIVDAGHSLIPLGQDVDGPVITADTPPARLAYVTPSHSFPLGGRMSVPRRLALLEWAARHDALIVEDDYDGEFRYGAPPLPTLASLDSQGRVLYLGTLSKVLTPGLRTGFLICPPALLPALVRARTLLDSGHPLPVQHALLHLLKTGELDRHIRRTRRWHAGVRAVLTQILEPLAPHATLGGIEAGLHVCLFLSPPLDARAVAAELSRRGVHVSTLDTYTFAGAVPNALLLGYGGLTIQQAQAGAQEIVRVILGGG, translated from the coding sequence ATGGTGGCCCCCCGCGAAGCTCCACTTCGGCCCAAAAAGAGCAGTCCACTTCTGGACAGCCTGCCCGTGGCGCTGGCCCTGCACCGGGACGGCGTCCAGCCTCTGCACGCCCAACTGGCCGAGGGGTTGCGGGTGGCGGCGCTGTCGGGCGCGCTTCCCGCTGGGCTGAGGCTGCCCGGCTCGCGCACGCTGGCCGCCGAACTGGGCGTCACGCGCGGCGTGGTGGCCGACGCCTACGCCGAACTGGTGGCCGACGGCACGCTGGAGGCGGCAGTGGGCCGGGGCACGCGCGTTTCGGCAGGCGCGGCGCAGGCCGCCCAGCCCCGGACAGGCGAGGGCGGCGCCCCCGGCTGGTTCGTGGCCCCGCAGGCGGCCCCGGTGGACGGCCCCCCGCGCCCCGGAGGCGTCCACTTCCGGGTGGGCGTGGCGACGACGGCCACGCTGGATACGCGGGCGTGGCGGCAGGCCTGGGCGGCGGCGGCGCGGGCAGACGTGGCCGGCGACTACGGCGATCCGGCGGGCGAACCCGAACTGCGCGCGGCGCTGGCCGCCCTCGTGGCCCGGTCACGCGGGCTGGGCGCGGCGGCTGGGCGGGTGCTGGTCACGGCGGGTTCCCTGCAGGCGCTGAACCTGATCCTGAAACTGCTGCCCCCGCAGTCCAGGGTGCTGTTCGAGGCCACCGGCTACCGCGCGGCGCGGCAGGCCATCGTGGACGCCGGACACAGCCTGATCCCGCTGGGGCAGGACGTGGACGGCCCCGTGATCACCGCCGACACGCCCCCCGCCCGCCTGGCCTACGTGACCCCCAGCCACAGCTTTCCGCTGGGCGGGCGCATGAGCGTGCCGCGCCGACTGGCCCTGCTGGAGTGGGCCGCCAGGCATGACGCCCTGATTGTGGAGGACGACTACGACGGCGAGTTCCGCTACGGTGCGCCGCCGCTGCCCACGCTGGCGAGTCTGGACTCACAGGGCCGCGTCCTATACCTGGGCACGCTGTCCAAGGTGCTGACGCCGGGCCTGCGCACCGGCTTCCTGATCTGCCCGCCCGCGCTGCTGCCCGCGCTGGTGCGCGCCCGCACGTTGCTGGATTCGGGCCACCCGCTGCCCGTTCAGCACGCGCTGCTGCACCTGCTGAAGACCGGCGAGCTGGACCGCCACATCCGCCGCACGCGCCGCTGGCACGCGGGAGTGCGGGCCGTCTTGACCCAGATTCTGGAACCATTGGCTCCGCACGCCACGCTGGGCGGCATCGAGGCCGGGCTGCACGTCTGCCTGTTCCTGTCGCCGCCGCTGGACGCGCGGGCCGTGGCCGCCGAACTGTCCAGGCGCGGTGTTCACGTCTCCACACTGGACACCTACACCTTCGCCGGGGCCGTGCCCAACGCCCTGCTGCTGGGCTACGGCGGGCTGACCATTCAGCAGGCACAGGCGGGGGCACAGGAGATTGTGCGGGTGATCCTGGGCGGGGGCTAG
- a CDS encoding DUF2259 domain-containing protein — MRHLLTLTLAATVTLAAANERIPVNQVRFSADSSRVMVLTSGVRDGSGFGTASLKVFSTATGAQLYSRQKTADAAPNTLRWTLLTTPPTPATLSAYGLTPGVVSAAKYSRVYPRPFPQWSDGLGAGQTGISNVALWSVPVPIKLNVYTLPSTCPYGDLLGPGNAPTGFRLTVNTQTIHQDLSLPADRLCAARYSLERVDVRGNRVLVTVRAYGSGFEGPDAVPVFIAATLR, encoded by the coding sequence ATGAGACATCTGCTGACGCTGACCCTGGCCGCCACCGTCACGCTCGCTGCGGCGAACGAGCGCATTCCGGTCAACCAGGTGCGCTTCTCCGCCGACTCCTCGCGGGTGATGGTCCTGACTTCGGGGGTGCGGGACGGCTCCGGTTTCGGCACGGCCAGCCTGAAGGTGTTCAGCACGGCGACGGGCGCGCAGCTCTACAGCCGTCAGAAAACAGCAGACGCCGCGCCCAACACCCTGCGCTGGACGCTGCTGACCACGCCCCCCACCCCGGCCACGCTCTCGGCTTACGGATTGACGCCGGGGGTCGTGTCGGCCGCGAAATACAGCCGCGTGTATCCGCGGCCGTTTCCGCAGTGGAGCGACGGTCTGGGCGCGGGACAGACTGGAATCTCCAACGTGGCCCTGTGGTCCGTGCCCGTCCCAATTAAGCTGAACGTCTATACGCTGCCCTCCACCTGCCCCTACGGCGATCTGCTGGGGCCGGGGAATGCGCCCACCGGCTTCCGCCTGACCGTGAACACGCAGACCATCCACCAGGACTTGAGTCTGCCCGCAGACCGCCTGTGCGCCGCCCGTTACTCGCTGGAGCGGGTGGACGTGCGCGGCAACCGCGTGCTGGTGACCGTGCGGGCCTACGGGTCGGGCTTCGAGGGACCGGACGCGGTGCCGGTCTTTATCGCGGCGACGCTGCGTTAA